A window from Triticum aestivum cultivar Chinese Spring chromosome 6D, IWGSC CS RefSeq v2.1, whole genome shotgun sequence encodes these proteins:
- the LOC123144364 gene encoding uncharacterized protein isoform X2: MENSALQSHRSMSSISTAAQSSEQHGAGSSSNPNEFVNQGLLLWNQTRQQWVGNRRLNSQRQKTREPKIGWNATYESLLGSTKTFAQPIPLGEMVDFLVDGWEQEGLYD, translated from the exons ATGGAGAACAGTGCCTTGCAGTCACACCGTAGTATGTCTTCCATCAGCACAGCAGCACAATCTAGTGAGCAGCATGGAGCTGGAAGTAGCAGCAACCCAAATGAGTTTGTAAATCAAG GTCTTCTACTCTGGAACCAGACTAGACAGCAGTGGGTTGGAAACAGAAGGCTTAATTCTCAGCGTCAAAAGACCCGGGAGCCAAAAATAGG TTGGAATGCTACGTATGAGAGCCTGCTAGGAAGCACCAAGACATTTGCACAGCCGATCCCTCTTGGT GAAATGGTAGATTTCCTCGTGGACGGCTGGGAGCAGGAGGGGCTATATGATTAG
- the LOC123144364 gene encoding uncharacterized protein isoform X1, with translation MLLGCGSLSSWVRRLVACVGNCFGCAKSTPITAVDEPSKGLRIQGRSIKHRSLSEDFWSTSPREMENSALQSHRSMSSISTAAQSSEQHGAGSSSNPNEFVNQGLLLWNQTRQQWVGNRRLNSQRQKTREPKIGWNATYESLLGSTKTFAQPIPLGEMVDFLVDGWEQEGLYD, from the exons ATGCTGCTAGGCTGCGGGTCGCTCTCCTCGTGGGTGCGCCGCCTCGTCGCCTGCGTGGG AAATTGTTTTGGATGTGCGAAGTCTACTCCTATAACAGCTGTTGATGAGCCTTCTAAAGGTTTAAGGATTCAAGGGCGCTCGATAAAACATCGTAGTTTGTCTGAAGATTTTTGGAGTACAAGTCCACGTGAAATGGAGAACAGTGCCTTGCAGTCACACCGTAGTATGTCTTCCATCAGCACAGCAGCACAATCTAGTGAGCAGCATGGAGCTGGAAGTAGCAGCAACCCAAATGAGTTTGTAAATCAAG GTCTTCTACTCTGGAACCAGACTAGACAGCAGTGGGTTGGAAACAGAAGGCTTAATTCTCAGCGTCAAAAGACCCGGGAGCCAAAAATAGG TTGGAATGCTACGTATGAGAGCCTGCTAGGAAGCACCAAGACATTTGCACAGCCGATCCCTCTTGGT GAAATGGTAGATTTCCTCGTGGACGGCTGGGAGCAGGAGGGGCTATATGATTAG